The Patescibacteria group bacterium genomic interval ACGATAATAATAACCAAGATAAATATTCCAATTCAAAAAATACATTTTGGAATGTTTAAACTGTTTGGTATTCCTAGATGGAAAGACAAGGTGTGTGTAAAGTGGACTTGGGAAACAGACGAAAAATACTTGGAAAAATTATACTTCTGTTTTCCACACTTGGACACCGTCGGCGCGTTGGAAATTATTTCACGCGCCATAAAACTGGGATCGGAGAAAAGATGATACGAAACTGCCGAAAATGCGGCAAAATGACTGAGAAAAAACTTTGTCGCGATTGCAAGATAACTGAGATCGTGGCAAAGTTCCACATTGAGGAGGGGGAAATATGAGAAACGAAACGCCAGAAAAAAGGATGATGAGACTTCTAAAAGAAGAGAAAAAAATTCTAAAAAAAAATTTTAAAAAGATGGCGCAATGTCATGAACACATAATCAGCCATCTAGAAAAAATAGTATTCGCACTTTTAAAAGAAAACGAGGTGTTGGCATCAAAAATAAAGGAGTTAGAGAGTGAACGACGCTGAAAGAATCCGTGAACTAGAGGCTGAGAACTTTAGGCTTCGCGTTGACAAAGAAGCCTTGCAAAATTGCGTGTATTTTCTCCAGGGAATCCTGGAGAGCGTTGTGAAACAAGCAATGCAAAACAAACAAGACAAATACGAAGTCGTGCCGACAAAGGGCGGCTTCCGGGAGGTAAAATAAATGGCAAACGATTTAACTATAAAGCAAGAAAACGCGATGGCAATATCGCAAGAAATGAGTCCAGAAAGATGGTCACTTTTGAAACGAACTTATGCTAAGGATGGTACAGATGACGAATTTTGGATGTACCTAAACTTCTGTAAAGCGCGCGGAGTAAGCCTTGCAAGCCAGGAAATCTATTTCTCGAAGTTTGGTGGAAAAGTATGTTTCCTGACATCGTACCACAATATTTTGGCCAAATGCCAGGAAACTGGTCAATTTGAAGGAATGACACAAGCATTATTTTGTGGGCCTGACGGAGTCTGGAAGGAACTTTGGACAGAGGAAAAACCTCCTTTCGCCTGCAAAATCGGGGTTTTCCGGAAGGTATTTCGTGAAGCGTGTTGGACGATTCGCTATTACTCCGAAGCCGTCCAACCAAACCCCCAATGGAAAAAGCAGCCTTTGCAGATGCTTCGCAAGTGCGCTATTGCTGACGCTTTACGTCTTGCATTCGATGACGTTCTTCGTGGAATCTATATCACGGAAGAAATGCCGATGGCTCAGGCCGCCATGGCCAAAGTTTCAGAACCTCGCGAACCACCACCCACGCCCGTTCTCCCCGATCCATCTTCGGAGAAGTGGGAATTTGAGGACGTTCCGGACTGCTATCTACCCCCCGATTTGCAGGGAAAAAAACTTTCGTTTGAACGCCTGGCCGTGGATGAAACTTTGTTTTATGCTTCGCAAGGAAAGCAAACAAAAGCTAGAGCAGTAATTCATCGATGGGCAACTGGTCAGAATTGGCCGGAAGCGCTCCGCGAGATTGGGGAAAAACTATTGGAAAAGTACCCCAAAAAATACCAGCCACAAACAGCATCTGAATTGCTCGAAAGGCTTGCTCCTAAAGACGCAGAAGCACAATCTGAGTTGCAAGCATCGTTGCAAGAAATTCCTCCGGCGTCGTTGCTGGCTGGAATGCCGACGCAGTCACAAGATTAAGCCGCCCCGCAAGGGGCTTTTTAAGGAAAAAACATGTTTTTTGAACATGGAGCCAAATTTGAAGAAAAAATCTTACAACACATGGAAGAAATGTTGTTGAAAGGGAATAGAGAATTAAGTCCGTACAACGCCGGCTTTCGTGACGGATACAAAAGAGGATATGACGAAGCTCAAAAAGAGGAAGCTTTTAGAAAAAAAAGAGAAAAAGAGATAGAAAAAAAGGAGTAAATTCGTATGGCAGATTTAAATGAAGTGCGTCTAATTGGCCGTCTAACGAGAGACCCCGAATTGCGCACCACGCCAGGCGGCGCATCAATTTGCACGTTCGGCCTGGCCACTAATCGCAAGTACAAGGCTAACGACGGCAAGATTACGGACGAAACCACGTTCGTAGACATAACTTGTTGGGGGAAAGTTGCGGAAAACGTCAGCAAATACATGAAAAAAGGTAGGCTGATATACGTCGGTGGCCGCCTAAAATTCGAAAGTTGGGATGACAAACAGACAGGCCAAAAGCGAAACAAACTAAGCGTGGTGGCTGAAAGCGTACAGTTTTTGGATTTTGGCGACAAACAGTCTGCGACGGCTGGCCAGCCCGCGGCATCGTCAGAAACACCGCCACCGCCAAACGCTTGGAGTGGAGACCCTTACCTTGGGGAACCACCGTTCTAAGGAGAAAAAAAATGGAGCGAATAGAGCCAATTTTCATAGTTGTTCCTGATCAATTTTGTGGCGATTCAAGAGCAATCGCAAGACTCTACAATGTAGAGAGAAGGAACTGGAAAAGATACACAAAATCTTCAATTCTCGGAATTCCACAAGAAAGAATAATTTTTCTAAGTCCAAGAATTGACGGGGATTACCCTGATTTTTCAAAAATAATGATCGTAAAGTAACAGCTTATAGCGTGCGACTTGCACGCTTTTTTAGGAGAAAAAAAATGCCAAGAAGCAGTACATCAACAAGTGGGACAAGCGATTGTCCACTGAACAATTTAAAAAAGTGGGAAACGAGTCGAATTTTTCGATCGCTTCTAGAAAAAACTGAAAAATGCGACGAGTTTATCCAGGGGACTTTTCTTGATTGGATAGTAGAGGTCGTTGACGCCCCTCGCCAAGAGGAGGAAGCGCTATACTTTAAAGAAATTGTAAAAAATTTCCCCACGGCAACAAAAATTGTGGCAACAAAAATTTACGAACTAGAAAATTTACCAACTGAAGAAAAGAAGAAAACTCTTGTTTTCTATCTTGCTCGACAAGAGTATGAAGAGAAAATGTATTCCGGACACTACACAAAATACGTTTTTCTCCAACCAGCGTTTTTCCCAGATGCTGACCATGTTGAAAAAAACGTAAAGGTTTTTTCAATCAACGTGGAGCAAATAAAGATGTGGGGCGACCCGATTTATAAGTGGGGCGAACTCACAAGGATTCACCTTCTTTGCCAATAAGCCATAGCGTGCGACCTGCACGCTTTTTTTATCGAAAGGAATTTTTTGTGAAAGAAAAAAAATGCGTGGCCGTAATTGACACACGCGAGCAACTGCCGTTGAGGCTGGAAGATTTTGGACTGGAAACGGTTAAGGGAACGTTAGCGTGGGGTGATTACTCCCTAGCGGGGCTAGAAAAACTTGTGGCACTAGAACGCAAGTCGATAGACGATTTTACGGCGTGTTGTGGAAAAGAGCGTGGACGATTCGAGAAGGAAGTCCTTGCGCTGCGCGGCTATCCGGTGAAGGCGATAGTCTGCGAGTTCAAGTTTTCCGACATTCTTGCCCATAACTATCGATCAAAAATTACTCCTGAAAGCGTGGTCGGCTCGATCGAACGATGGATTATTTCGGGAATCCCGTTTTTAATGGCAGAGACTCCCGACGGAGCAGCCTGGTTTGTGGCGGGGATTCTCAAAAAAGTGTACGCGGACGTGGTAAACCAACAATTTTGGGGAGGGTAGCCTCGCCGGCAGGCGGAAAGTGCAGC includes:
- a CDS encoding ERCC4 domain-containing protein, whose protein sequence is MKEKKCVAVIDTREQLPLRLEDFGLETVKGTLAWGDYSLAGLEKLVALERKSIDDFTACCGKERGRFEKEVLALRGYPVKAIVCEFKFSDILAHNYRSKITPESVVGSIERWIISGIPFLMAETPDGAAWFVAGILKKVYADVVNQQFWGG
- a CDS encoding recombinase RecT, whose protein sequence is MAISQEMSPERWSLLKRTYAKDGTDDEFWMYLNFCKARGVSLASQEIYFSKFGGKVCFLTSYHNILAKCQETGQFEGMTQALFCGPDGVWKELWTEEKPPFACKIGVFRKVFREACWTIRYYSEAVQPNPQWKKQPLQMLRKCAIADALRLAFDDVLRGIYITEEMPMAQAAMAKVSEPREPPPTPVLPDPSSEKWEFEDVPDCYLPPDLQGKKLSFERLAVDETLFYASQGKQTKARAVIHRWATGQNWPEALREIGEKLLEKYPKKYQPQTASELLERLAPKDAEAQSELQASLQEIPPASLLAGMPTQSQD
- the ssb gene encoding single-stranded DNA-binding protein; the protein is MADLNEVRLIGRLTRDPELRTTPGGASICTFGLATNRKYKANDGKITDETTFVDITCWGKVAENVSKYMKKGRLIYVGGRLKFESWDDKQTGQKRNKLSVVAESVQFLDFGDKQSATAGQPAASSETPPPPNAWSGDPYLGEPPF